From the genome of Parazoarcus communis, one region includes:
- a CDS encoding DUF494 family protein, giving the protein MFDVLVYLFESYIHADACPASDQLARKLSAAGFEDEEINEALDWLAGLRRVADTSQPCTPPSAGSIRIYAEEEHAQLSPECRGFIAFLEAAGVLDAGKRELIVERAMALGDFNITLNRLKVIVLMVLWQQEQPVDGLIIDELLSGDDEEYQPVFH; this is encoded by the coding sequence ATGTTCGACGTTCTTGTATACCTCTTCGAAAGCTATATTCACGCCGACGCCTGCCCCGCGTCCGATCAGCTTGCCCGCAAGCTCTCGGCCGCCGGGTTCGAAGACGAAGAAATCAATGAGGCGCTCGACTGGCTCGCCGGTCTGCGCCGCGTCGCCGATACCAGCCAGCCATGCACGCCGCCGAGCGCGGGTTCGATCCGGATTTATGCCGAAGAAGAACACGCCCAGCTCAGCCCCGAATGTCGTGGCTTCATCGCCTTTCTCGAAGCCGCTGGCGTACTCGATGCCGGCAAGCGCGAGCTGATTGTCGAGCGTGCGATGGCACTGGGCGACTTCAACATCACGTTGAACCGGCTCAAGGTCATCGTGCTGATGGTTCTGTGGCAACAGGAACAACCTGTGGATGGTCTCATCATCGACGAACTGCTATCGGGCGACGATGAAGAGTATCAGCCAGTCTTCCACTGA
- a CDS encoding DNA topoisomerase III, whose product MSKQLIIAEKPSVAQDIARALGGFTKEKDYFESDDYVLSSAVGHLLELAVPEEYEVKRGKWTFAHLPVIPPHFAIKPIEKTEDRLKLLTRLIKRKDVTGLINACDAGREGELIFNFIAQHAGTGKPMQRLWLQSMTATSIRDGFANLRAARDVEGLRNAAICRAESDWLIGINGTRAMTAFNSKTGGFHLTTVGRVQTPTLAIVVEREDRIRKFKPRDYWELEATFGCKAGEYTGRWLDEKFKKVEGDEHANAHRLWDAASAEAIRAKCEGKPGQVSEEAKPSSQMSPMLFDLTSLQREANGRFGFSARVTLQIAQALYEKHKVLTYPRTDARALPEDYVGTVPEVMKGLPIEYAPFANEIAKKGWVKPNKRIFNNAKISDHFAIIPTGAAPKSLSEAEQKIYDLVTRRFLAVFYPAAEYQITTRITRVEGEAFKTEGKVLVNAGWLAVYGKEGTSDEGGKDSKEGGGAQLVAVQPNETVSTEDLLVKALQTKPPARFNEATLLSAMEGAGKMVDDEELRAAMADRGLGTPATRAQIIEGLIAEQYIHRDGRELIPSAKAFSLITLLKGLGVSALTSPELTGGWEHKLSLMERGELSREAFMNEIAEMTREVVDRAKSFESDTVPGDFVTLSTPCPKCGGVVKENYKKFACQSCDWSTWKIVAGRQFEYNEIETLLREGKVGPLLGFRNKMGRLFNADIVLNEDKQPTFDFGQPKEGEEAEPVDFSAQESLGSCPKCQARVFEHGMAYVCEKAVGRGKSCDFRSGKVILQQPIEREQMSKLLTEGKTELLKGFVSARTRRKFSAYLVRGKDGKVGFEFEAKTPKAGAAKTAAGKTAATRTSAKKTDEEGEAAAAKPAPRKRVTKKSA is encoded by the coding sequence ATGAGCAAGCAACTAATCATCGCGGAAAAACCCTCCGTTGCGCAGGATATCGCCCGTGCGCTGGGCGGCTTTACCAAGGAGAAGGACTACTTCGAGTCCGATGACTACGTATTGTCGTCGGCCGTGGGCCATCTTCTTGAACTCGCCGTGCCGGAGGAATACGAAGTCAAGCGCGGCAAGTGGACGTTTGCCCATCTTCCTGTCATTCCGCCGCACTTCGCCATCAAGCCGATCGAGAAGACCGAGGATCGGCTCAAGCTGCTGACGCGGCTGATCAAGCGCAAGGACGTCACCGGCCTGATCAACGCATGTGACGCGGGACGCGAAGGCGAGCTCATCTTCAACTTCATCGCCCAGCATGCCGGCACCGGCAAGCCAATGCAGCGCCTGTGGCTGCAATCGATGACCGCCACCTCGATCCGCGACGGTTTTGCCAACCTGCGCGCCGCCCGCGACGTCGAAGGCCTGCGCAATGCCGCGATCTGCCGCGCCGAGAGCGACTGGCTGATCGGCATCAACGGCACGCGTGCGATGACCGCGTTCAACTCCAAGACCGGTGGATTCCACCTCACCACGGTCGGCCGGGTGCAAACCCCGACGCTGGCCATCGTCGTCGAGCGCGAAGACCGCATCCGCAAGTTCAAGCCGCGCGACTACTGGGAACTTGAAGCCACGTTCGGCTGCAAGGCGGGCGAGTACACCGGGCGCTGGCTCGACGAGAAGTTCAAGAAAGTCGAAGGCGACGAACACGCCAACGCGCACCGCCTGTGGGATGCGGCAAGTGCCGAAGCCATCCGCGCCAAGTGCGAAGGCAAGCCGGGACAGGTCAGCGAGGAGGCCAAGCCTTCCAGCCAGATGTCACCGATGCTGTTCGACCTCACCAGTCTGCAGCGCGAGGCCAACGGGCGCTTCGGTTTCTCGGCCCGGGTCACGCTGCAGATCGCCCAGGCACTGTACGAGAAGCACAAGGTGCTGACCTACCCGCGTACCGATGCACGTGCGCTGCCGGAAGACTATGTCGGCACCGTACCCGAGGTGATGAAGGGGCTGCCGATCGAGTACGCTCCCTTCGCCAACGAGATTGCGAAAAAGGGCTGGGTCAAGCCGAACAAGCGCATCTTCAACAACGCCAAGATTTCCGACCACTTCGCGATCATTCCCACTGGCGCGGCGCCGAAGTCGCTGTCGGAAGCCGAGCAGAAGATTTACGACCTGGTCACCCGGCGCTTCCTGGCGGTGTTCTACCCCGCCGCCGAATACCAGATCACCACCCGCATCACCCGGGTCGAGGGCGAAGCCTTCAAGACCGAGGGCAAGGTGCTGGTGAACGCAGGCTGGCTTGCCGTGTATGGCAAGGAAGGCACGTCGGACGAAGGCGGCAAGGACAGCAAGGAAGGCGGCGGCGCCCAGCTGGTTGCGGTGCAGCCGAACGAGACGGTGTCCACCGAGGACCTCCTGGTCAAGGCGCTGCAGACCAAGCCGCCGGCACGCTTCAACGAAGCGACGCTGCTCTCGGCGATGGAAGGCGCGGGCAAGATGGTCGACGACGAAGAGCTGCGCGCCGCCATGGCCGACCGCGGCCTCGGTACGCCAGCCACACGGGCACAGATCATCGAAGGTCTGATCGCCGAGCAGTACATCCATCGTGACGGGCGCGAACTGATCCCGAGCGCCAAGGCGTTCTCGCTGATCACGCTGCTCAAGGGCCTCGGCGTGTCCGCGCTGACCTCGCCGGAACTGACCGGCGGTTGGGAGCACAAGCTCTCGCTCATGGAGCGCGGCGAGCTGTCGCGCGAAGCCTTCATGAACGAGATCGCCGAGATGACGCGCGAAGTCGTCGATCGCGCAAAGAGCTTCGAGTCCGATACCGTACCGGGCGATTTCGTCACCCTGAGCACGCCGTGCCCGAAATGTGGTGGGGTGGTGAAGGAGAACTACAAGAAGTTCGCCTGCCAGTCCTGCGACTGGAGCACGTGGAAAATCGTTGCCGGCCGCCAGTTTGAGTACAACGAGATCGAGACCTTGTTGCGCGAAGGCAAGGTCGGCCCGCTGCTCGGGTTCCGCAACAAGATGGGCCGGCTGTTCAACGCCGACATCGTGCTCAACGAAGACAAGCAGCCGACTTTCGACTTTGGTCAGCCCAAGGAAGGCGAGGAAGCCGAACCGGTCGACTTTTCCGCTCAGGAAAGCCTCGGCAGCTGCCCGAAATGTCAGGCGCGCGTGTTCGAGCATGGCATGGCCTATGTCTGCGAGAAAGCCGTGGGGCGGGGCAAGAGCTGCGATTTCCGCTCGGGCAAGGTCATCCTGCAGCAGCCGATCGAACGCGAGCAGATGAGCAAGCTGCTGACCGAGGGCAAGACCGAATTGCTCAAGGGCTTCGTCTCCGCACGCACACGGCGCAAGTTCTCGGCTTACCTGGTACGCGGCAAGGACGGCAAGGTCGGTTTCGAGTTTGAAGCCAAGACGCCCAAAGCCGGCGCAGCCAAGACTGCAGCGGGCAAGACCGCCGCCACCAGAACCAGCGCCAAGAAGACGGACGAGGAAGGCGAAGCTGCTGCGGCGAAGCCGGCGCCACGCAAGCGCGTGACGAAGAAATCCGCCTGA